The following coding sequences lie in one Variovorax terrae genomic window:
- a CDS encoding TAXI family TRAP transporter solute-binding subunit → MAAARLYQRKWVLIKLPIALLALATMAWLWLEWLPMPPSQLRVSAGRADGVYYAYAQQYAQKFAEHGVTLEVLESDGALQNLQRLHGEQAELAFMQGGVGYLGSAGNIRGSGRVQTLANIDIEPLWIFSRLRDIESLQQLQGLKVSLGPAGSGTRLLALKLLEQVRLGPKDLTVTDTAGMAAVQALQQGTLDAAVMVLAPESAVINALLIAPGLQLVQLRRTAALTERLPYLEPHLLAQGTLDPTGRHPPQDATLLTVVASLVARDDLHPALKRLATQIASEIHARSGLFYRPGEFPSLKRLDFPASAEARHTLVHGLPWLEAHLPFWWAQVTTRLLVICLPVLLLALWLAHLIPAYLRWLVESRVTRWYGELKYIELDLSRDSLSGLDLTKYLGRLNSIERRMAAFVTPAYLMPRWFMLRQHIDFVRLRLYRRRGR, encoded by the coding sequence ATGGCAGCCGCCCGGCTCTATCAGCGCAAGTGGGTTCTCATCAAGCTGCCGATTGCCCTGCTGGCGCTGGCAACGATGGCGTGGCTCTGGCTGGAATGGCTGCCGATGCCGCCCAGCCAGCTGCGCGTGTCGGCCGGCCGCGCCGACGGCGTCTACTACGCCTATGCCCAGCAGTACGCGCAGAAGTTCGCCGAGCACGGCGTCACGCTGGAGGTGCTCGAATCGGACGGCGCGCTGCAGAACCTGCAGCGCCTGCACGGCGAGCAGGCCGAGCTGGCCTTCATGCAGGGCGGCGTCGGCTATCTCGGCAGTGCCGGCAACATCCGGGGCAGCGGGCGCGTGCAGACGCTGGCCAACATCGACATCGAGCCGCTGTGGATCTTCTCGCGCCTGCGCGACATCGAATCCCTGCAGCAGCTGCAGGGCCTGAAGGTGTCGCTGGGCCCGGCCGGCAGCGGCACCCGGCTGCTGGCGCTGAAGCTGCTCGAGCAGGTCCGGCTCGGCCCCAAAGACCTGACGGTGACCGACACCGCCGGCATGGCCGCGGTGCAGGCCCTGCAGCAGGGCACGCTGGACGCGGCCGTGATGGTGCTGGCGCCTGAATCCGCCGTCATCAACGCCCTGCTGATCGCGCCCGGCCTCCAGTTGGTCCAGCTGCGGCGCACGGCCGCCCTCACCGAGCGCCTGCCCTACCTCGAGCCCCACCTGCTGGCGCAGGGCACGCTGGACCCGACCGGCCGGCACCCGCCGCAGGACGCCACGCTGCTGACCGTGGTGGCCAGCCTCGTCGCGCGCGACGACCTGCACCCCGCGCTCAAGCGGCTGGCCACCCAGATCGCCAGCGAAATCCATGCGCGCAGCGGGCTGTTCTACCGCCCCGGCGAGTTCCCCTCGCTCAAGCGGCTCGATTTCCCCGCTTCGGCCGAGGCGCGCCACACGCTGGTCCACGGCCTGCCGTGGCTGGAGGCGCACCTGCCGTTCTGGTGGGCCCAGGTCACCACGCGGCTGCTGGTCATCTGCCTGCCGGTGCTGCTGCTGGCCCTGTGGCTGGCGCACCTGATCCCGGCCTACCTGCGCTGGCTGGTGGAAAGCCGCGTGACCCGCTGGTACGGCGAGCTCAAGTACATCGAGCTGGACCTCTCGCGCGACAGCTTGTCGGGCCTGGACCTGACCAAGTACCTCGGCCGGCTCAACAGCATCGAGCGGCGCATGGCGGCCTTCGTGACGCCGGCCTACCTGATGCCGCGCTGGTTCATGCTGCGCCAGCACATCGACTTCGTGCGGCTGCGGCTGTACCGCCGGCGAGGGCGCTAA
- a CDS encoding ABC transporter substrate-binding protein: MTKVVLLYRRRWGLFYLPVVALAVAAMAWAATYWMPLPPRSLAFAAGVPQGGYMQLAERYREELRRRGIAVDILGSAAGALGPMQRLADPADPSQAGFAYGLLSQQGNPQLQALAIIGRQPVWIFTRHPALTSLTQLRGLRIAAGAENGPARHVAQLLLAQAQLDVDEVQWVARQGLDAANDLLDGKIDALVAIGSGDSPTARLLTHSPGIQMLGVERATTVAAREPRLRPFVLPQGTIELRGDVPSRDLTMLYTGTHLLVRTGMHPALQRALLDAATDIHSPASFLQRQSEFPDMRGTDFPLSPEAQHYALGDRPWLESALPYWWAQLAALVLYALLPILLLAMVALVWIPQLFSLHVNAVLSHYYGELKFLENDIEHVVTETPLALKNLLAKLDAIEQQVAALDLPDRYADRWYTLREHLAAARERLLTLRAR, encoded by the coding sequence ATGACGAAAGTGGTATTGCTGTATCGCCGCCGCTGGGGCCTGTTCTACCTGCCCGTGGTGGCGCTGGCCGTGGCCGCCATGGCCTGGGCCGCCACCTACTGGATGCCGCTGCCGCCGCGCAGCCTGGCCTTTGCCGCCGGCGTGCCGCAGGGCGGCTACATGCAGCTGGCCGAACGCTACCGCGAGGAGCTGCGCCGGCGCGGCATCGCGGTCGACATCCTGGGCAGCGCCGCGGGCGCGCTCGGGCCGATGCAGCGCCTGGCCGATCCGGCCGATCCATCCCAGGCCGGCTTCGCCTACGGCCTGCTGTCGCAGCAGGGGAACCCGCAGCTCCAGGCGCTGGCCATCATCGGGCGCCAGCCCGTCTGGATCTTCACGCGGCACCCAGCGCTCACCTCCCTCACCCAGCTGCGCGGCCTGCGCATCGCCGCCGGGGCCGAGAACGGCCCGGCGCGCCATGTGGCGCAACTACTGCTCGCGCAGGCCCAGCTCGACGTGGACGAGGTGCAATGGGTGGCGCGCCAGGGCCTGGACGCAGCCAACGACCTGCTGGACGGCAAGATCGATGCGCTGGTGGCGATCGGCAGCGGCGACTCGCCCACCGCGCGCCTGCTCACGCACTCCCCCGGCATCCAGATGCTCGGCGTGGAGCGCGCCACCACCGTGGCCGCGCGCGAGCCGCGCCTGCGCCCGTTCGTGCTGCCGCAGGGCACGATCGAGCTGCGCGGCGACGTGCCGTCGCGCGACCTCACGATGCTCTACACCGGCACCCACCTGCTGGTACGCACCGGCATGCATCCGGCCCTGCAGCGCGCCCTGCTCGACGCCGCCACCGACATCCACTCGCCGGCCTCGTTCCTGCAGCGCCAGTCCGAATTCCCCGACATGCGCGGCACCGATTTCCCGCTCTCGCCCGAGGCCCAGCACTACGCGCTGGGCGACCGCCCCTGGCTCGAATCGGCCCTGCCCTACTGGTGGGCACAGCTGGCCGCGCTGGTGCTGTACGCGCTGCTGCCGATCCTGCTGCTGGCGATGGTGGCGCTGGTCTGGATCCCGCAGCTGTTCAGCCTGCACGTCAACGCCGTGCTGTCGCACTACTACGGCGAGCTCAAGTTCCTGGAGAACGACATCGAGCATGTGGTCACCGAGACCCCGCTGGCGCTGAAGAACCTGCTGGCCAAGCTCGACGCGATCGAGCAGCAGGTGGCCGCGCTGGACCTGCCCGACCGTTACGCCGACCGCTGGTACACCCTGCGCGAGCATCTCGCGGCGGCGCGCGAGCGGCTGCTCACGCTGCGCGCGCGCTGA
- a CDS encoding TAXI family TRAP transporter solute-binding subunit: MIIPALTSRQQAVFWVAVAAFIAVSTWAVFRFVSPLPPRTLVMTTGAPDGAYHAFALRYQQLLKANGVTLELHPSSGAVENLQRLNAGTASVGLVQGGLGFLTLEPQSDDAVDTPLRSLATVFYEPVWIFSHTLDLSRGLGALEGKKIATGVSGSGNHRLALDLLKVYGVVDAQDRPTPGTTLVGEGGVAAARLLQAHAVDALILVSAPQAAAVQLLLNDSAIQLASLRHTQGLARRFPYFQPVSLKRGSVDPRRDLPPHDIALLATTANLVISQDLHPALAYLLLDAANQTHHQPSLLSRPGDFPSPQATDFPLAAEAEPYFKNGRPFLQRYLPFWAANLVQRLVLLLVPLVAVLVPLFRILPPLLTWKEKNKLFRRYGELKFLEKDLASRTLSDAERQAAREQLNHIEHEVSIAKFPLDFSDRVYTLRQHVDYVRAQLDQQTPPPAA, encoded by the coding sequence ATGATCATCCCGGCGCTCACGTCCAGGCAGCAGGCGGTCTTCTGGGTCGCGGTGGCGGCGTTCATCGCCGTGTCGACCTGGGCCGTGTTCCGCTTCGTCAGCCCGCTGCCGCCGCGCACCCTGGTCATGACCACGGGCGCGCCCGACGGCGCCTACCACGCGTTCGCGCTCCGCTACCAGCAACTGCTCAAGGCCAACGGCGTCACGCTGGAGCTGCACCCGTCCAGCGGCGCGGTCGAGAACCTGCAGCGGCTGAACGCCGGCACGGCCTCGGTCGGCCTGGTGCAGGGCGGCCTCGGCTTCCTGACGCTGGAGCCGCAGTCCGACGACGCCGTCGACACACCGCTGCGCTCGCTCGCCACGGTGTTCTACGAGCCGGTCTGGATCTTCTCGCACACCCTGGACCTGTCGCGCGGACTGGGCGCGCTGGAAGGCAAGAAGATCGCCACCGGCGTGTCCGGCAGCGGTAACCACCGGCTGGCGCTGGATCTGCTCAAGGTCTACGGTGTCGTCGATGCGCAGGACCGGCCCACGCCCGGCACCACGCTGGTGGGCGAAGGCGGCGTGGCGGCCGCGCGCCTGCTGCAAGCCCATGCGGTCGACGCGCTGATCCTGGTGTCGGCGCCGCAGGCCGCCGCGGTGCAGCTGCTGCTCAACGACAGCGCCATCCAGCTCGCCTCGCTGCGGCACACCCAGGGCCTGGCGCGGCGCTTCCCGTACTTCCAGCCGGTCAGCCTCAAGCGCGGCTCGGTCGATCCGCGGCGCGACCTGCCCCCGCACGACATCGCGCTGCTGGCCACCACGGCCAACCTCGTGATCAGCCAGGACCTGCATCCGGCCCTGGCCTACCTGCTGCTCGACGCGGCCAACCAGACGCACCACCAGCCCAGCCTGCTGAGCCGCCCGGGCGACTTCCCGAGCCCGCAGGCTACCGACTTCCCGCTGGCCGCGGAGGCCGAGCCGTATTTCAAGAACGGCCGGCCCTTCCTGCAGCGCTACCTGCCGTTCTGGGCCGCCAACCTGGTGCAGCGCCTGGTGCTGCTGCTGGTGCCGCTGGTGGCCGTGCTGGTGCCGCTGTTCAGGATCCTGCCGCCGCTCCTGACCTGGAAGGAAAAGAACAAGCTGTTCCGCCGCTACGGCGAACTCAAGTTCCTGGAGAAGGACCTGGCCTCGCGCACCCTGAGCGATGCGGAGCGGCAGGCCGCGCGGGAGCAGCTCAACCACATCGAGCACGAGGTCAGCATCGCCAAGTTCCCGCTCGATTTCTCCGACCGGGTCTACACCCTGCGCCAGCACGTGGACTACGTGCGCGCCCAGCTCGACCAGCAGACGCCCCCGCCCGCGGCCTGA
- a CDS encoding TRAP transporter substrate-binding protein — MKVSRLFAGLVLGFGLTAAAMAQTTMKINISVAQNSHQGVAIDTFAKEVEKRTNGRYKIQTFYNGSIGGERESIEAVQLGTQELTFTSSGPIPNFVPETRILDVPFLFRDKAHARAVLDGPIGQDLLTKFDSKGMKALAWAENGFRHMTNSKRAVNSPDDLKGLKMRTMENPVHVAAYKGFGIITTPMAFPEVFTALQQGTVDGQENPLPVIMSAKFDQVQKYLTLTGHVYSPCIFLMNKGMYDKLSDADKKAFLESAKVAAAANRARVDEDDAKGVAELRAKGMQVVETVDKAKFVSTLTPVYADFEKQFGKANLDTIRNYK; from the coding sequence ATGAAAGTAAGCCGATTGTTTGCAGGTCTGGTGCTGGGCTTCGGCCTGACGGCCGCCGCGATGGCGCAGACCACCATGAAGATCAACATCTCGGTGGCGCAGAACTCGCACCAGGGCGTGGCCATCGACACCTTCGCCAAGGAGGTCGAGAAGCGCACCAACGGCCGCTACAAGATCCAGACCTTCTACAACGGTTCCATCGGCGGCGAGCGCGAATCGATCGAGGCGGTGCAGCTCGGCACGCAGGAGCTCACCTTCACCTCCAGCGGCCCGATCCCGAACTTCGTGCCCGAGACCCGCATCCTCGACGTGCCCTTCCTGTTCCGCGACAAGGCCCATGCGCGCGCCGTGCTCGATGGCCCGATCGGCCAGGACCTGCTGACCAAGTTCGACAGCAAGGGCATGAAGGCGCTGGCCTGGGCCGAGAACGGCTTTCGCCACATGACCAACAGCAAGCGCGCCGTCAACAGCCCCGACGACCTCAAGGGCCTGAAGATGCGCACCATGGAGAACCCGGTGCACGTGGCCGCCTACAAGGGCTTCGGCATCATCACCACGCCTATGGCCTTCCCCGAGGTGTTCACCGCGCTGCAGCAGGGCACGGTGGACGGCCAGGAGAACCCGCTGCCGGTCATCATGTCGGCCAAGTTCGACCAGGTGCAGAAGTACCTCACCCTCACCGGCCATGTCTACTCGCCCTGCATCTTCCTGATGAACAAGGGCATGTACGACAAGCTGTCCGACGCCGACAAGAAGGCCTTCCTCGAGTCGGCCAAGGTCGCCGCCGCCGCCAACCGCGCGCGCGTGGACGAGGACGACGCCAAGGGCGTGGCCGAGCTGCGCGCCAAGGGCATGCAGGTGGTGGAGACCGTGGACAAGGCCAAATTCGTGAGCACGCTCACGCCGGTCTACGCCGATTTCGAGAAGCAGTTCGGCAAGGCCAACCTCGACACCATCCGCAACTACAAGTAG
- a CDS encoding TRAP transporter small permease: protein MKAAFLRFERFASELAMAGACLMLAVASTLGLYQIITRFVIEKPAEWTEVLIRFSLIWMVFLGIPAAFRAGAMVSVDVLYRWSPPAFKRVLDWVVCLAALLLVAVILWWGWDYAQRGKVQTMSGLESLSMFWAYLAMPVGALFSVFGIVGNLLDPQRLELETAQ, encoded by the coding sequence ATGAAAGCAGCTTTTCTCCGGTTCGAGCGCTTCGCCTCCGAACTCGCCATGGCCGGCGCCTGCCTGATGCTGGCCGTGGCCTCGACGCTGGGCCTGTACCAGATCATCACGCGCTTCGTGATCGAGAAACCGGCCGAGTGGACCGAGGTGCTGATCCGCTTCAGCCTGATCTGGATGGTGTTCCTGGGCATTCCCGCGGCGTTCCGCGCCGGCGCCATGGTCAGCGTGGACGTGCTGTACCGCTGGAGCCCGCCGGCCTTCAAGCGCGTGCTCGACTGGGTGGTGTGCCTGGCCGCGCTGCTGCTGGTGGCCGTGATCCTCTGGTGGGGCTGGGACTACGCGCAGCGCGGCAAGGTCCAGACCATGAGCGGCCTGGAGTCGCTGTCGATGTTCTGGGCCTACCTGGCGATGCCGGTCGGCGCCCTGTTCTCGGTGTTCGGCATCGTCGGCAACCTGCTCGACCCGCAGCGGCTCGAACTCGAAACCGCGCAATAA
- a CDS encoding TRAP transporter large permease codes for MSTVMISTMVLCFALTISVAVSIGLASVLGIQVANANMLISVKEMFGSINKFPLAAIPFFILAGNLMETGGISRRLVEFAKSIVGGVQGGLPMTCVLTCMIFAAVSGSSVATTFAIGAILIPALIKHGYPTTYAAALQATSAELGVIIPPSIPMILYGVSAEVSIGELFIAGFGPGLLIGGALMLFVWLYCKYKGWGKNDGVGRMSLGRATWQAGWALMMPVIILGGIYGGVFTPTEASAVAVFYALIVGMVIYREISVKDLYAILRKSVMSSAVIMFIIANAGLFAFLLTRAGVPEAIGHWLEQVLQSPAMFLLGVNAALFVIGMFIETSAAIIVLAPILAPVALHFGVDPVHFGLIMVVNLALGMITPPFGVNLFAACTVARISLDRIVTQLLPFVLVVLACLMVITYVPGLSLGLRDLVYSR; via the coding sequence ATGTCCACCGTGATGATTTCCACCATGGTGCTGTGCTTTGCACTCACCATCTCCGTTGCCGTCTCGATCGGCCTGGCCTCGGTGCTCGGCATCCAGGTCGCCAACGCCAACATGCTCATCTCCGTCAAGGAGATGTTCGGCTCGATCAACAAGTTTCCGCTCGCGGCCATCCCGTTCTTCATCCTGGCCGGCAACCTCATGGAGACCGGCGGCATCTCGCGCCGCCTGGTCGAGTTCGCCAAGAGCATCGTGGGCGGCGTGCAGGGCGGCCTGCCGATGACCTGCGTGCTCACCTGCATGATCTTCGCCGCCGTCTCGGGCTCCTCGGTAGCCACCACCTTCGCCATCGGCGCGATCCTGATCCCGGCCCTGATCAAGCACGGCTACCCCACCACCTACGCGGCGGCGCTGCAGGCCACCAGCGCCGAGCTGGGCGTGATCATCCCGCCCTCGATCCCGATGATCCTGTACGGCGTCTCGGCCGAGGTCTCGATCGGCGAGCTGTTCATCGCCGGCTTCGGCCCGGGCCTGCTGATCGGCGGCGCGCTGATGCTGTTCGTCTGGCTCTACTGCAAGTACAAGGGCTGGGGCAAGAACGACGGCGTCGGCCGCATGTCCCTGGGCCGCGCCACCTGGCAGGCCGGCTGGGCGCTGATGATGCCGGTCATCATCCTCGGCGGCATCTACGGCGGCGTGTTCACGCCGACCGAGGCCTCCGCCGTGGCCGTGTTCTACGCCCTGATCGTGGGCATGGTGATCTACCGCGAAATCAGCGTGAAGGACCTCTACGCCATCCTGCGCAAGTCGGTGATGTCGTCGGCGGTCATCATGTTCATCATCGCCAACGCCGGGCTGTTCGCCTTCCTGCTCACGCGCGCCGGCGTGCCCGAGGCCATCGGCCACTGGCTCGAGCAGGTGCTGCAGTCGCCCGCCATGTTCCTGCTGGGCGTGAACGCGGCGCTGTTCGTGATCGGCATGTTCATCGAGACCAGCGCCGCCATCATCGTGCTGGCGCCCATCCTTGCCCCGGTGGCGCTGCACTTCGGGGTGGACCCGGTGCATTTCGGGCTGATCATGGTGGTCAACCTCGCCCTGGGCATGATCACGCCGCCGTTCGGCGTGAACCTGTTCGCCGCCTGCACCGTGGCGCGCATCTCGCTGGACCGCATCGTGACGCAGCTGCTGCCCTTCGTGCTGGTGGTGCTGGCCTGCCTGATGGTGATCACCTACGTGCCCGGGCTGTCGCTGGGCCTGCGCGACCTGGTGTACTCGCGCTAG